In a genomic window of Roseiflexus castenholzii DSM 13941:
- a CDS encoding FHA domain-containing protein, protein MHPSSHIFELLVIRENTITAHIPLPTAVIAIGRATDNTILLDDPKISRHHLRLTWNGAAFVAEDVGSSGGTLLNGVSLRAPTALRPGDTLTLGDTMLRLGIVSEVEAVLAPPVLPAAPLPPSLAAPSAHASGPMSAPPYPPPSAWPYSSATGQEPSAFAQSYSPHAPPPPGMAPYPLPPSGVSQMPTPLSRHSLSPGLLAIAAIAVVFVVVGGIAAALLFGFGRSAISSAPPANSTPLPPANLGPTTPTATPAPLTMTIAPIEQTTVAADGQPHIDSHGASLTVPGDALEEGSGIELMASAAQGSLADALNQAFAIETPFYSVVAEHDGRGRATLALPAAGPDSRVAVVIDNEYLALLDLQPTDGMLRIDTLIAPKTLPDAPAPGIARDGTIHYVVLRPKPGSAASPAETHNLLGLNLAPRRAYAADVYRECLEWTTNTRCRTNGRVHVMWRLTVPLQTADADAIISQVDVLMKAYAGRGFTAAASSASIFVIVDPSVAGPVYSAKNGIIYLPMDSASSISTNEGRRDLAHELFHWIQDEEYVMTLSALSGARTWWLETTAENGVFLIDDSALEFNLQHYGQTTVDRPAFLGFQAAPFTWSRSDEARYIHAQLLRVNMCDSDACAISEQGMIRAINDGTYPLNDAAFQANIRANLDDYARYLLGVAPERTNTTISLHNVVRTGDTFGDVIWVKQNILSAAQEFFLESSSGEPQIRQETPKDRPPEYIINAPIERAGVYPLQVVSGGTGRPTWPVMLIIEPGIELLYRLDDEPVVHHPGDAQLVLGPIHATMGYRKVRVVALGRDETNTFKAAVRLVDLQGDWLLIPGDVRSNSVVCSSDNTSVDPAKLTQLSAALSEGMAQRGSYTWQGLNELAFALDPGMTLTDDPDDHSQIEAIGLIGPDNIQGMLRLVVPPPETGGMQPGVLLLVAMPSGILAWRTRRRVLMALTILILGAFLAGCVGVSVHGSVDTRYILGKLEYVGKGDTLGEPLWRISKGAATTDVDLTITVATQMIGDEQPQEQTTQCKGRVVHDITVEIYKDGVISLQDDGE, encoded by the coding sequence TTGCATCCATCATCGCATATCTTCGAACTCCTGGTCATCCGGGAGAATACCATCACGGCGCACATTCCTCTGCCCACAGCCGTGATCGCCATCGGTCGAGCAACCGATAACACGATCCTTCTTGACGATCCAAAGATCTCGCGTCACCATCTTCGCCTGACATGGAACGGCGCTGCATTCGTTGCCGAAGATGTTGGGAGCAGCGGCGGAACGTTACTGAACGGCGTCTCGCTGCGCGCGCCGACTGCCCTGCGTCCGGGGGACACGCTGACGCTGGGAGACACGATGCTGCGTCTGGGCATTGTGTCGGAAGTGGAAGCCGTCCTCGCTCCGCCAGTGCTGCCTGCCGCTCCGCTACCGCCGTCCCTGGCTGCGCCCTCAGCCCATGCATCCGGTCCAATGTCAGCGCCGCCATACCCTCCACCATCCGCATGGCCGTATTCGTCTGCGACTGGGCAGGAACCATCCGCCTTTGCGCAATCGTATTCGCCTCATGCACCGCCTCCTCCCGGTATGGCGCCTTACCCACTGCCGCCTTCTGGCGTCTCCCAGATGCCTACGCCGCTGTCCCGCCACTCACTGTCGCCTGGACTGCTCGCAATCGCCGCGATTGCGGTCGTCTTCGTCGTCGTTGGAGGGATTGCTGCGGCGTTGCTCTTCGGTTTCGGGCGCAGTGCAATCAGCAGCGCGCCGCCAGCCAATAGTACGCCTCTTCCGCCGGCAAATCTCGGTCCGACGACCCCGACCGCGACGCCTGCTCCACTGACCATGACGATCGCGCCCATCGAGCAGACAACCGTCGCTGCTGATGGACAACCGCACATTGATAGTCATGGCGCCAGTCTCACCGTTCCAGGTGATGCGCTTGAGGAGGGATCAGGGATCGAATTAATGGCGAGCGCCGCGCAGGGATCGCTCGCAGATGCGCTCAATCAGGCGTTTGCCATCGAAACGCCGTTCTATTCGGTTGTGGCAGAACACGACGGGCGTGGACGCGCAACGCTGGCGCTCCCGGCAGCCGGACCGGACTCGCGTGTAGCAGTGGTCATCGATAACGAATATCTGGCGCTCCTTGATCTCCAACCAACCGATGGCATGCTGCGCATCGACACGTTGATTGCGCCCAAGACGCTGCCCGACGCGCCTGCGCCGGGAATAGCGCGCGATGGGACGATCCACTATGTCGTTCTGCGTCCCAAACCCGGCAGCGCCGCATCTCCAGCCGAAACGCACAACCTGCTGGGGCTGAACCTTGCGCCGCGCCGCGCCTATGCCGCCGATGTCTATCGTGAATGCCTGGAATGGACGACAAACACTCGTTGTCGGACGAACGGCAGAGTCCATGTCATGTGGCGACTGACCGTGCCACTACAAACCGCCGATGCCGACGCCATCATTTCTCAGGTGGATGTCCTGATGAAAGCGTATGCAGGGAGAGGGTTCACCGCTGCTGCGTCAAGCGCGTCGATCTTTGTGATTGTCGATCCATCAGTTGCCGGACCGGTGTATAGCGCCAAGAATGGGATTATATATCTCCCGATGGATAGCGCATCCAGCATATCCACCAATGAAGGACGACGTGATCTGGCGCACGAACTTTTTCACTGGATCCAGGACGAGGAGTACGTTATGACGCTATCGGCGCTCTCTGGCGCCAGAACATGGTGGCTGGAAACGACTGCGGAAAATGGCGTGTTTTTGATCGATGATAGCGCTCTGGAGTTCAACCTACAGCACTATGGTCAGACAACGGTTGATCGACCGGCATTCCTTGGTTTTCAGGCGGCGCCGTTCACATGGTCGCGCAGCGACGAGGCGCGGTACATCCACGCGCAATTGCTCAGGGTAAACATGTGCGACAGCGATGCCTGCGCAATAAGCGAACAGGGAATGATTCGGGCAATCAACGACGGAACATACCCGCTCAATGACGCCGCCTTCCAGGCGAACATCCGCGCCAATCTGGACGATTACGCGCGCTATCTGCTCGGCGTAGCGCCTGAACGGACGAATACGACTATCTCGCTCCACAACGTCGTCCGTACCGGTGATACGTTTGGTGATGTCATCTGGGTCAAACAAAATATCCTGAGCGCTGCACAAGAGTTCTTCCTGGAAAGCAGTTCGGGTGAACCGCAGATCAGGCAGGAGACCCCCAAAGATCGCCCGCCCGAATACATCATCAACGCGCCCATCGAGCGGGCAGGAGTCTATCCGTTACAGGTCGTCAGCGGCGGAACAGGCAGACCAACCTGGCCTGTCATGCTGATCATCGAACCAGGGATCGAACTCTTGTATCGCCTGGATGATGAACCTGTCGTTCATCATCCAGGCGATGCGCAGCTGGTGCTGGGTCCGATCCATGCGACAATGGGCTATCGAAAGGTGCGGGTGGTTGCGCTTGGGCGTGATGAGACGAACACCTTCAAAGCCGCCGTGCGCCTTGTCGATCTGCAAGGAGACTGGTTGCTGATACCGGGTGATGTGCGCAGCAATTCGGTTGTGTGCAGCAGTGACAACACATCCGTCGATCCCGCGAAACTGACTCAACTATCCGCCGCCCTCTCAGAGGGGATGGCGCAACGAGGATCATACACCTGGCAAGGTCTCAACGAACTGGCGTTTGCGCTCGATCCCGGCATGACCCTGACCGACGATCCGGATGATCACTCGCAGATCGAAGCGATTGGATTGATTGGACCCGATAATATTCAGGGGATGCTGCGTCTGGTTGTTCCGCCGCCAGAAACGGGCGGCATGCAACCAGGAGTTCTTCTGCTGGTTGCGATGCCTTCCGGTATTCTGGCGTGGCGCACACGCCGCCGTGTCTTGATGGCGCTGACGATTCTGATCCTGGGCGCTTTCCTCGCCGGATGCGTCGGCGTATCGGTTCATGGCAGCGTCGACACACGCTACATCCTTGGCAAACTGGAATATGTCGGCAAGGGCGACACCCTCGGCGAACCGCTCTGGCGCATCAGCAAGGGTGCAGCAACGACCGATGTAGATCTGACGATCACCGTAGCAACGCAGATGATCGGAGATGAGCAACCACAGGAACAAACAACCCAGTGCAAGGGTCGGGTAGTACACGACATCACCGTCGAGATCTATAAAGATGGCGTTATCTCGCTACAAGATGACGGCGAGTAA
- a CDS encoding FHA domain-containing protein, whose product MVSQPATCIHCGAPLNRPGAKFCTRCGKSQDTPLPAALASTARSSAAPGYTPERTASLAQGAFAAPPGGAPDATMIGSGSSQGGVSATGPVLIVQDVGHTFEVTLGQQSLSIGRAPDNDIVITSRFVSGRHARIEPHGVAHQIVDIGSTNGLLFKGKRLPANAPHVLADSDVLRIGDPATGNFVTLTYRNPQAPKVQQAAEVTRSYRLDPTDPQITIGREGCEILLDNPQVSRRHAVIDRVNGKHVLRDVGSTNGTFVNGRRITEHTLAKGDIIQIGAFKLVYTGESLDQYDQRGALRIDARNLWREVSRGGKTRMILKDVSLSIAPREFVALVGGSGTGKSTLLNALSGFVQATHGSILVNGDDYYRNFDAYRSVLGYVPQDDILHRSLPVERALGYAAELRLPADTAPVEIRQRIDRVLEDVEMTPHREKPIENLSGGQRKRVSIGAELLADPSLFFLDEPTSGLDPGLEKKMMYTLRRLADSGRTIVLVTHATANINVCDHVAFMSDGRMVFFGPPSEALNFFGVSSGDFADIYTRIDGLADPNDPERWAIVQRDLQTEYAAWQHHRQQSSGNNKPSVPTLAELWEMKFRASPQYATYVTGRLAEAPVGPVTGNAEGDGAAKRPGVSSLRQFGILVRRYFDLTLQDRRNLAILLLQAPIIGLLLMLVAKADAIVGENAFANEAKKVLFMLATVGVWFGIINAAREITKEAPIYRRERLANLRIAPYVLSKVLVLLLLVVLQSAVLLALVGLRVQFPAQGVMLPIQLELFITAVLTSLAGLAMGLAISAFAATPDRAISLVPLALIPQIIFAGVIFSLGDGITVQRVLSWLTISRWAMDAYGTSVNINDLPLQPGMLRLPNPPEEYTFAPEHLLSRWGILFGYMVVCLALTAWQLYQRDRQR is encoded by the coding sequence ATGGTGTCACAGCCTGCAACCTGCATTCACTGCGGCGCACCGCTGAACCGACCCGGGGCGAAGTTCTGCACCCGCTGCGGGAAATCACAAGATACACCTCTACCCGCTGCCCTTGCATCAACCGCTCGTTCTTCCGCCGCTCCTGGCTACACTCCTGAGCGAACCGCTTCCCTGGCGCAGGGAGCATTCGCTGCCCCGCCTGGCGGCGCTCCTGACGCGACCATGATCGGCAGTGGTTCATCACAGGGTGGGGTGTCCGCCACCGGACCCGTGCTGATCGTTCAAGATGTAGGTCACACCTTCGAGGTCACGCTCGGTCAACAATCGCTTTCGATTGGGCGCGCGCCCGACAACGATATTGTCATCACCTCACGCTTCGTCTCCGGTCGCCATGCGCGCATCGAGCCGCATGGCGTCGCGCACCAGATTGTCGATATCGGCAGCACCAACGGTCTGCTCTTTAAGGGAAAGCGACTTCCTGCCAATGCGCCGCATGTGCTGGCAGACAGCGACGTGTTGCGCATTGGCGACCCGGCAACCGGTAATTTCGTCACGCTGACCTACCGCAACCCACAGGCGCCGAAGGTTCAACAGGCGGCTGAGGTCACGCGCAGCTATCGGCTCGATCCGACCGATCCGCAGATTACAATTGGACGTGAGGGATGTGAGATTCTCCTCGATAACCCGCAGGTGTCGCGCAGACACGCGGTTATCGACCGGGTGAACGGGAAGCATGTGCTGCGCGATGTGGGAAGCACCAATGGCACCTTTGTCAATGGGCGGCGCATCACCGAGCATACACTGGCAAAAGGCGACATTATCCAGATCGGCGCATTCAAGCTGGTCTACACTGGCGAAAGCCTCGATCAGTACGACCAGCGCGGCGCGTTGCGCATCGATGCGCGCAACCTGTGGCGTGAGGTATCGCGTGGCGGCAAAACCCGCATGATTCTGAAAGATGTCTCACTTTCGATTGCGCCACGCGAGTTCGTGGCGCTCGTTGGCGGCAGCGGCACCGGCAAGAGCACCCTCCTCAACGCCCTCTCCGGCTTCGTGCAGGCGACCCATGGGAGCATCCTGGTCAACGGCGACGACTACTATCGTAACTTCGACGCCTACCGCTCGGTGTTGGGCTATGTTCCACAGGACGACATCCTTCATCGCAGCCTGCCGGTCGAACGCGCGCTGGGATACGCCGCCGAACTGCGTCTGCCTGCCGATACGGCGCCGGTAGAGATTCGGCAGCGCATCGACCGTGTGCTCGAAGATGTCGAGATGACGCCGCACCGCGAAAAACCGATTGAAAACCTGTCCGGCGGGCAGCGCAAACGTGTTAGTATCGGCGCTGAACTGCTGGCGGATCCGTCGCTTTTCTTTTTGGACGAACCGACCTCCGGACTCGATCCCGGTCTCGAAAAGAAGATGATGTACACCCTGCGCCGCCTGGCGGATAGCGGGCGCACCATTGTGCTGGTGACGCATGCCACCGCCAACATTAATGTCTGCGATCACGTGGCGTTCATGTCGGACGGACGGATGGTCTTCTTTGGTCCGCCATCCGAGGCGCTCAATTTCTTTGGCGTGTCGAGCGGTGATTTTGCCGACATTTACACCCGCATCGACGGACTGGCAGACCCGAACGATCCTGAACGGTGGGCGATTGTGCAACGCGATCTTCAGACGGAGTACGCGGCATGGCAGCATCATAGGCAACAATCGTCGGGAAACAACAAACCGTCGGTTCCTACGCTTGCCGAACTATGGGAGATGAAGTTCCGCGCCTCGCCACAATATGCCACGTATGTGACCGGGCGATTGGCAGAGGCGCCGGTCGGACCGGTGACCGGCAACGCTGAGGGGGACGGCGCAGCGAAGCGTCCCGGCGTTTCGTCATTGCGACAATTCGGCATCCTGGTGCGCCGGTATTTTGACCTGACGCTGCAAGACCGGCGCAATCTGGCAATCCTGCTCCTCCAAGCGCCGATCATCGGTTTGCTATTGATGCTGGTCGCCAAAGCCGATGCGATTGTCGGCGAGAACGCTTTTGCCAATGAAGCCAAGAAGGTGCTCTTTATGCTGGCGACGGTCGGCGTCTGGTTTGGCATTATCAACGCTGCGCGCGAGATTACTAAAGAAGCGCCGATCTACCGCCGGGAGCGCCTTGCGAATCTGCGCATTGCGCCGTATGTGCTGTCGAAAGTGCTGGTGCTGCTGCTGCTGGTCGTTCTGCAAAGCGCCGTGCTGCTGGCGTTGGTCGGGCTGAGAGTGCAGTTCCCTGCGCAGGGAGTGATGTTGCCGATACAACTGGAACTGTTCATCACTGCCGTGCTGACGTCGTTGGCAGGGCTGGCGATGGGGTTGGCAATCTCGGCATTCGCGGCAACGCCGGATCGGGCGATTTCGCTGGTGCCGCTGGCGCTTATTCCGCAGATTATTTTCGCGGGGGTCATTTTCAGCCTGGGGGATGGCATCACCGTGCAGCGCGTTCTCTCCTGGCTGACGATTAGCCGGTGGGCGATGGATGCCTATGGTACATCGGTCAATATCAATGATCTTCCACTACAACCGGGAATGTTGCGCCTGCCCAATCCGCCGGAGGAGTACACTTTCGCGCCGGAGCACTTGCTGTCACGCTGGGGGATACTCTTTGGTTACATGGTCGTCTGCCTGGCGCTGACCGCCTGGCAACTGTATCAGCGTGACCGTCAGAGGTAG
- a CDS encoding helix-turn-helix domain-containing protein, whose translation MRGARQEARGARADLTGVQRACVQHLHRDGMSQSALARRFGVQRRTIQR comes from the coding sequence ATGCGAGGCGCAAGGCAAGAGGCGCGAGGCGCGAGGGCGGACTTGACCGGTGTGCAACGCGCATGCGTCCAACACCTTCATCGAGACGGAATGAGTCAATCCGCGTTGGCGCGCCGGTTTGGCGTACAGCGGCGCACGATCCAGCGCTGA
- a CDS encoding fumarylacetoacetate hydrolase family protein, which yields MRLVTYRDSEGVHLGALRGGEVVSLVGVAPDMLSLIDAGPAGLEAARAAAEREKGVPLSAVTLLAPIPRPRQNVICLGMNYVAHAIESYRARGREPKLPEYPVFFTKAAHTVCGPDDDIPLDPKVTTELDYEVELAFVIGKAGMNIPRSEAMAYIFGYTIVNDISARDLQSRHQQFFKGKSLYRACPMGPCIVTVDEIPDPAGLGIRLRLNGETRQDSHTGDLIFDIPAIIEHLSLGMPLEAGMVVATGTPAGVGLGRTPPEYMRPGDVMEAEIDSIGVLRNRIVAAT from the coding sequence ATGCGGTTGGTAACGTACCGCGACAGCGAGGGAGTGCACCTGGGTGCGCTGCGCGGCGGCGAGGTCGTGTCGCTTGTCGGCGTGGCGCCTGATATGTTGAGCCTGATCGATGCCGGTCCCGCCGGGTTGGAGGCTGCGCGCGCCGCTGCCGAACGCGAGAAGGGCGTTCCGTTGAGCGCCGTGACACTTCTCGCGCCCATTCCGCGCCCACGACAGAATGTCATCTGTCTGGGGATGAATTATGTTGCGCACGCCATCGAGTCGTACCGCGCGCGCGGGCGCGAACCCAAACTGCCGGAATATCCGGTCTTCTTCACCAAAGCGGCGCATACCGTGTGCGGACCGGACGACGATATTCCGCTCGATCCCAAAGTGACGACTGAACTGGACTACGAGGTTGAACTGGCGTTTGTCATCGGCAAGGCGGGTATGAATATTCCGCGTTCAGAGGCGATGGCGTATATCTTTGGGTATACCATTGTCAACGATATTTCGGCGCGCGATCTGCAAAGCCGTCATCAACAGTTCTTCAAGGGCAAGAGTCTCTATCGCGCCTGCCCGATGGGACCGTGTATCGTGACGGTGGATGAGATTCCCGATCCGGCGGGGCTTGGCATTCGTCTGCGGCTGAACGGCGAGACGCGCCAGGACTCGCATACGGGAGACCTGATCTTCGACATCCCTGCGATTATCGAACACCTGTCACTCGGTATGCCGCTGGAAGCAGGGATGGTCGTTGCAACCGGCACGCCGGCCGGGGTTGGTCTCGGACGCACGCCGCCGGAGTACATGCGCCCTGGAGATGTGATGGAAGCCGAGATCGACTCAATCGGCGTGCTGCGCAATCGGATTGTCGCAGCAACGTGA
- a CDS encoding thiamine diphosphokinase yields the protein MNVVIVANAPSLRLDPYREMIAGADLVIAADGGANALVEAGFRPAIVIGDLDSLGATRLALLAADGVEVRRFPREKDETDLELALLHAVAIGATHIDILGALGGRWDHTFANVAMLAMPELQGRQVRLIDERQRLFLVRDQALLEGQRGDTLSLLPLTPTVCGITTRGLFYALDDATLHFERARGVSNILIDPPGFISLREGLLLVVQHDDCGAFQFAAGIEPC from the coding sequence ATGAATGTGGTCATTGTCGCCAATGCCCCGTCGTTGCGGCTCGACCCCTACCGCGAGATGATTGCCGGCGCCGATCTGGTCATCGCTGCCGATGGCGGAGCGAACGCCCTTGTAGAAGCCGGTTTCCGCCCCGCCATCGTCATCGGCGATCTCGACTCGCTTGGCGCGACGCGACTGGCGTTGCTCGCGGCGGATGGCGTCGAGGTGCGCCGCTTCCCGCGCGAAAAGGACGAGACCGATCTGGAACTGGCGTTGCTCCACGCCGTCGCCATCGGCGCAACGCACATCGACATTCTTGGCGCGCTGGGAGGACGCTGGGATCACACCTTTGCCAACGTCGCCATGCTGGCGATGCCAGAGTTGCAGGGGCGACAGGTGCGCCTGATCGATGAACGGCAGCGTCTGTTTCTGGTGCGCGATCAGGCGCTGCTCGAAGGTCAACGTGGCGATACGCTGTCGCTCCTGCCGCTGACGCCGACTGTCTGCGGGATCACGACGCGCGGCTTATTCTATGCACTCGACGATGCTACGCTGCACTTTGAGCGCGCGCGCGGCGTCAGCAACATCCTGATCGATCCTCCCGGCTTCATCTCCTTGCGTGAAGGACTCCTCCTGGTCGTTCAGCACGACGACTGCGGCGCATTCCAGTTTGCGGCGGGCATTGAACCTTGTTGA
- a CDS encoding amylo-alpha-1,6-glucosidase, whose protein sequence is MAKVHRYRVATSVFRCFAHSGGAPVDYLVVSNHHTFMISDHNGDIPVEDSPFGLYFYDMRHLSGFQVRLNSQPLELLASSDEHVYRAVFLLTNGASGNEQGLDRQTIAVRRERVAHEAVYERIGVTNYNRTPIECDLTVELAVDFADMFVVRGFAGGPRGSIAPVEYHGDRLRFIYRGADDVVRTTDIHLSVIPDTVDILGAEAPPPSPGPQGEGARRLRQLPTPARAQVHWRLTLEPHATWSVDLTITPATDPLDQQNSRAGESFETALEAVRASYQAWDEAAAIVTTDNPAFNEILRRSSHDLRALTVPFGDLFLPVAGIPWFAVPFGRDSLITSFQALWFQPDLARSTLRYLAAHQGTQDNPWRDEQPGKTLHEMRFGELANTNSVPFNPYYGSIDATLLFLMLFAATVRWTGDRTLYHDLLPAALRAIDWIDLYADADGDGYIAFEPRSTAGLRIQGWKDSRDSVMHPDGTLAEPPLALVEVQAYAYAAKTWMADLFERMGEPDRAAELRLGAAALKERFNADFWLEDEKFYAQAIEVGKGPIREVTSNPGHALLCDLLLPEYAAQVADRLTAPDMLSSWGVRTRSAADPNYNPISYHNGSVWPHDNSLILWGLTRSGFRDKANEIAGRLVAAAAHFRLRRLPELMCGYDRDPETFDGPVPYPVSCRPQAWAAGTGLLIVRSILGLEVDALDNTLHLAPHLPPWLSWVEVQNLRVGERRVHFRATHAGVEIIADGGVEVRIKG, encoded by the coding sequence TTGGCGAAAGTACATCGCTATCGCGTTGCGACGTCGGTTTTTCGTTGCTTTGCGCACAGCGGAGGCGCGCCCGTGGATTACCTGGTTGTTTCCAATCATCACACGTTTATGATCAGCGACCATAACGGCGATATTCCCGTCGAGGACTCGCCATTCGGTCTGTATTTCTACGATATGCGCCACCTCAGCGGCTTCCAGGTGCGCCTGAACAGTCAACCGCTCGAACTGCTCGCTTCGAGTGATGAACATGTGTATCGTGCCGTGTTCCTCCTGACGAACGGCGCATCCGGTAACGAACAGGGACTCGACCGCCAGACAATCGCGGTGCGGCGCGAGCGGGTCGCACACGAGGCGGTCTATGAGCGGATTGGGGTCACCAACTACAATCGCACTCCAATCGAGTGTGATCTGACGGTCGAACTGGCCGTCGATTTTGCCGATATGTTCGTTGTGCGCGGCTTCGCCGGCGGTCCACGCGGTTCAATAGCGCCGGTCGAATATCACGGCGATCGGCTCCGATTCATCTATCGCGGCGCCGATGATGTGGTGCGCACCACCGACATTCATCTGAGTGTCATCCCGGATACGGTTGATATACTCGGCGCTGAAGCGCCGCCGCCCTCTCCCGGTCCGCAAGGCGAAGGGGCGCGCCGTCTGCGGCAACTGCCAACCCCCGCGCGCGCGCAGGTACACTGGCGTCTGACGCTGGAACCGCATGCCACCTGGAGCGTTGATCTGACCATCACACCTGCGACCGATCCATTGGACCAACAGAACAGTCGTGCAGGCGAATCGTTTGAGACGGCGCTGGAAGCGGTACGCGCATCATACCAGGCATGGGACGAAGCGGCAGCCATCGTGACAACCGATAACCCGGCGTTCAACGAGATACTACGGCGCAGCAGCCACGATCTCCGTGCATTGACAGTGCCGTTTGGCGATCTCTTCCTGCCGGTGGCGGGAATTCCCTGGTTTGCGGTTCCCTTCGGGCGCGATTCGTTGATTACCAGTTTTCAGGCGCTCTGGTTTCAGCCGGACCTGGCGCGTAGCACGTTGCGCTATCTGGCGGCGCATCAGGGAACACAGGATAATCCCTGGCGCGATGAGCAGCCGGGCAAGACTCTGCACGAAATGCGCTTTGGGGAACTCGCCAACACCAACAGCGTTCCGTTCAATCCCTATTACGGCAGCATTGATGCCACGCTCCTGTTCTTAATGCTGTTCGCTGCCACCGTGCGCTGGACCGGCGACAGGACGCTGTACCACGATCTGCTGCCGGCGGCGTTGCGCGCGATCGACTGGATCGACCTTTATGCCGATGCCGATGGTGATGGTTATATCGCGTTCGAGCCGCGCTCGACAGCAGGGTTGCGCATTCAGGGGTGGAAGGACTCGCGCGATTCGGTGATGCATCCCGACGGAACCCTTGCCGAACCGCCGCTGGCGCTGGTGGAGGTGCAGGCATACGCTTATGCCGCCAAAACCTGGATGGCGGATCTGTTCGAGCGCATGGGAGAACCTGACCGGGCGGCAGAGTTGCGTCTTGGCGCTGCGGCGCTGAAAGAGCGGTTCAATGCCGATTTCTGGCTGGAGGACGAGAAGTTCTACGCGCAGGCGATTGAGGTTGGCAAAGGACCCATTCGTGAAGTCACCAGCAATCCGGGACACGCACTTCTGTGCGATCTTTTGCTGCCGGAATACGCTGCGCAGGTAGCAGATCGACTAACAGCGCCCGATATGTTGTCGAGCTGGGGGGTGCGCACCCGCAGCGCCGCCGACCCGAATTACAATCCGATAAGTTATCACAATGGCAGCGTCTGGCCCCACGATAACTCGCTGATCCTCTGGGGATTGACTCGGAGTGGGTTCCGTGACAAAGCCAATGAAATCGCCGGTCGCCTGGTTGCAGCGGCGGCGCATTTCCGCTTGCGTCGCCTGCCCGAGTTGATGTGCGGGTATGACCGCGATCCTGAAACGTTCGATGGTCCTGTGCCATACCCGGTGAGTTGCCGTCCACAGGCGTGGGCTGCCGGTACAGGGCTGCTGATCGTGCGCAGCATTCTGGGGCTTGAGGTCGATGCGCTCGACAACACACTGCACCTTGCGCCGCATCTTCCGCCTTGGCTCTCGTGGGTCGAGGTGCAGAATCTGCGTGTCGGCGAACGACGGGTCCATTTTCGGGCAACGCACGCCGGGGTGGAAATCATTGCGGATGGCGGGGTCGAGGTGCGCATCAAGGGTTGA